A genome region from Chryseobacterium indicum includes the following:
- a CDS encoding HAD family hydrolase, whose product MKTDIDIHNHSHFSFDLWLTLIKSHPEFKAKRVELFSSFFDVKKPINEVAKVVKYYDDLCNSINEITGGNIDTFEIYLLILNALEVDVKQLSKDHLNDFYQKSEDLFLEYKPVVIFENLYQFFDEIKNQGKTINILSNTGFIKGKTMRKFLKNENLDQYIDFHVYSDEMNCSKPHPKIFQEVKNLLPNQDLDIKQVLHIGDNPFADYKGAKDFGFNAHLLTHKI is encoded by the coding sequence TTGAAAACAGATATAGACATCCACAATCATTCACATTTTTCCTTTGATTTGTGGCTTACTTTAATAAAATCTCATCCTGAATTTAAAGCAAAAAGAGTTGAGCTGTTCTCCTCATTTTTTGACGTAAAAAAACCGATTAACGAAGTTGCGAAAGTCGTAAAATATTATGATGATCTTTGCAATTCTATCAATGAAATAACGGGAGGAAATATAGACACTTTTGAAATTTATTTATTAATTTTAAATGCACTGGAAGTAGATGTAAAACAATTGAGTAAAGACCATCTGAACGATTTTTATCAGAAAAGCGAAGACTTATTTTTAGAGTATAAACCTGTTGTTATTTTTGAAAATTTATACCAGTTTTTTGATGAAATTAAAAATCAGGGAAAGACCATTAATATTTTGAGCAATACAGGCTTCATCAAAGGAAAAACGATGAGGAAATTTCTGAAGAATGAAAATCTGGATCAGTACATTGATTTTCATGTTTATTCAGATGAAATGAACTGTTCCAAACCCCATCCGAAAATATTTCAGGAAGTTAAAAATTTACTGCCCAATCAGGATTTAGATATAAAACAGGTTTTACATATCGGAGATAATCCTTTCGCGGATTATAAGGGCGCAAAAGATTTTGGTTTCAATGCACACTTACTTACACACAAAATATAA
- a CDS encoding phosphate ABC transporter substrate-binding protein, which translates to MKKFKTLKKSFGSNEYGLIDFPKKISNVQISRILYGDEMGCSYCFPHGYETINSKEIKFQRNWKKYRKTQWKTKK; encoded by the coding sequence ATGAAAAAATTTAAAACATTAAAGAAGTCTTTCGGAAGCAATGAATATGGATTAATTGACTTTCCTAAGAAAATTTCGAATGTTCAGATTTCCAGAATTTTATATGGAGATGAAATGGGATGTTCTTATTGTTTTCCACATGGCTACGAAACCATTAATTCAAAAGAAATTAAGTTTCAGAGAAATTGGAAAAAATACAGAAAAACCCAATGGAAAACTAAAAAGTGA
- a CDS encoding phosphoribosyltransferase family protein: MNKRYSLHHIHSADEFTFSPEEYSYFKYGDKSYAEKFAKELFEGFISGHEDILNTDKEIVVLPSPYMAIPTASNFLCFYFKKHLDFYLFQKGKKSSILSKINRNHTYTTDYGNLSFEDRKNLIANDTYYLDKDFLRGKLCIFIDDIKITGSHEFTVNKILNQYHVEADFLFMYYAELMNFDLDPKIENYFNYYAVKNVEDIAEVMGKPSFQFNTRIVKYILGLDSGNFEYLSSKVKKELMDNLLELAISNNYHLIKEYKNNINTLTQTELYYGY; the protein is encoded by the coding sequence ATGAACAAAAGATACAGCTTACACCACATTCATTCGGCGGATGAATTCACTTTTTCCCCAGAAGAATACAGCTATTTCAAGTATGGCGATAAGTCGTATGCTGAAAAGTTTGCAAAGGAATTATTTGAAGGATTTATTTCCGGACATGAAGATATTTTAAATACAGATAAAGAAATTGTGGTGTTGCCAAGTCCTTATATGGCGATTCCTACCGCTTCTAATTTTTTATGTTTTTACTTTAAGAAGCATCTGGATTTTTATTTGTTTCAGAAAGGAAAAAAATCAAGCATTTTATCGAAAATTAACAGAAATCATACCTATACGACAGATTATGGAAATTTAAGTTTTGAAGACCGTAAAAATCTTATCGCGAATGATACGTATTATCTGGATAAAGATTTTCTTAGAGGAAAACTTTGTATTTTTATAGATGATATTAAAATAACAGGAAGCCATGAATTTACGGTGAATAAAATTCTGAATCAGTACCATGTAGAAGCAGACTTTTTATTCATGTATTATGCTGAACTGATGAATTTTGATCTCGATCCTAAAATTGAAAATTATTTTAACTATTACGCAGTGAAAAATGTAGAAGATATCGCAGAAGTAATGGGAAAGCCTAGTTTTCAGTTTAATACACGAATTGTAAAATATATTTTAGGCTTAGATTCAGGTAATTTTGAGTATCTTTCGTCTAAAGTAAAAAAGGAACTGATGGATAATCTGCTGGAACTGGCAATCAGCAACAATTATCATTTAATAAAAGAATATAAAAACAATATAAACACTTTAACACAAACCGAATTATATTATGGCTATTAA
- a CDS encoding TerD family protein, producing MAINLQKGQRENINAPKFTVGLGWDINNTSTGTAFDLDASLFLLGENKKLISDNHFIFYNNLESPDKAVIHSGDNLTGDGAGDDEQIKIDLTKIDPAVKEITVVVTIHEADSRRQNFGQVRNSFIRIFNTDTNEEILKYELDEDFSIETAVEFGRIYNRNGEWKFEAVGAGQREGLEKFVSIYQ from the coding sequence ATGGCTATTAACTTACAGAAAGGACAGAGAGAAAATATAAACGCACCGAAATTTACGGTTGGTCTTGGATGGGACATTAACAATACATCTACCGGAACCGCTTTCGATTTAGATGCTTCTTTATTTTTATTAGGTGAAAATAAAAAGTTAATTTCAGATAATCATTTTATTTTTTATAACAATCTGGAGTCTCCGGACAAAGCAGTGATTCACTCTGGTGATAATCTTACGGGAGACGGCGCAGGAGATGACGAGCAGATTAAAATAGACCTTACAAAAATTGATCCTGCTGTGAAAGAAATTACTGTTGTGGTAACGATTCACGAAGCAGATTCCAGAAGGCAGAACTTTGGACAGGTAAGAAATTCTTTCATCAGAATCTTCAATACAGATACCAACGAAGAAATTCTGAAATATGAATTAGATGAAGATTTCTCTATCGAAACCGCAGTAGAATTCGGAAGAATCTACAACAGAAACGGAGAGTGGAAATTTGAAGCAGTGGGAGCCGGACAAAGAGAAGGTCTTGAAAAATTTGTATCAATTTATCAATAA
- a CDS encoding TerD family protein: MAINLQKGQRINLTKENGTTLTQACVGINWGAIEKKGFFGGITKEAVDLDGSCILYDSNKNATEVIYFGNLRSKNGSVRHSGDDLTGDVNGDDGLDNEVITVDFNNLDSNVEHVALVLNSYKGQDFGTIPFASIRIYEGTPTNVREVFAKYDIANDASFRGHVAMVMGVFYKRNGEWKFNAIGDPTADRKLQETIETVKQKYL, from the coding sequence ATGGCTATTAACTTACAAAAAGGTCAGAGAATAAACCTTACAAAGGAAAACGGAACTACGCTTACGCAGGCTTGTGTAGGAATCAACTGGGGAGCAATTGAGAAAAAAGGATTCTTCGGAGGGATTACAAAAGAAGCGGTAGATCTGGACGGAAGCTGTATTTTATACGATTCTAATAAAAATGCAACAGAAGTTATCTATTTTGGAAACTTAAGATCCAAAAACGGTTCTGTAAGACACAGCGGAGACGATTTAACAGGAGATGTGAATGGAGATGACGGCCTTGACAATGAGGTGATTACTGTAGATTTCAACAATCTGGATTCCAATGTAGAACACGTTGCTTTGGTTCTGAACAGTTATAAAGGTCAGGATTTCGGTACTATTCCTTTCGCATCCATCAGAATTTACGAAGGAACGCCAACCAACGTAAGAGAAGTTTTTGCGAAATATGATATTGCGAACGATGCTTCTTTCAGAGGTCACGTTGCCATGGTGATGGGAGTTTTCTACAAAAGAAACGGAGAATGGAAGTTCAATGCAATCGGAGATCCTACAGCAGACCGAAAACTGCAGGAAACAATAGAAACTGTAAAGCAGAAATATTTATAA
- a CDS encoding toxic anion resistance protein has protein sequence MDNQENQPIDPLGSIEPLKTFEPTPMAPPPGMVTPSTPPAPLVDRDGNVNLNQLKTDERQKYEALADSIDETNPGSIVNFGADLQRTLSNQSDSFLGNVRRSNSGEVGELINNLLVELNYVDVEELNQNKFKSFLSKLPFMKSVMTQIENLFAKYDKIINNIDQIAYKVNAGIITSTKDNAVLQTIFESNVNAIKQIEELVIIGNLRIEKAGAELAHMEANIQEFQDYQIADKRDFIARLDRRLADLKVVRLIMMQSLPQIRLVQNNNVSIAEKAQTILTTTLPLWKNQLSLAVAMYRQQQSIEIQQKVSATTEEILRKNAERLGQNSINVARANEQTIVSVETLRETTSKLINTLNEVKQIQKQGAEGRRKLDQDLMTLEHELKANVRG, from the coding sequence ATGGACAATCAGGAAAATCAACCTATAGATCCGCTTGGATCAATCGAACCTTTAAAGACTTTTGAGCCGACTCCGATGGCGCCGCCGCCAGGTATGGTTACGCCAAGTACACCTCCTGCTCCATTGGTAGACAGAGACGGAAATGTAAATCTGAATCAGCTGAAAACAGATGAACGTCAGAAATATGAAGCCCTTGCAGATTCTATCGACGAAACCAATCCGGGATCGATCGTTAATTTCGGGGCAGACCTTCAGAGAACATTATCCAACCAGAGTGACAGTTTCCTTGGAAATGTAAGGAGATCAAATTCCGGTGAAGTCGGAGAATTGATTAATAATTTATTAGTCGAGCTGAATTATGTAGATGTTGAAGAATTAAATCAAAATAAATTCAAAAGTTTTTTAAGCAAATTGCCTTTCATGAAAAGTGTAATGACGCAGATCGAGAATTTATTTGCCAAATATGATAAAATCATCAACAATATCGATCAGATCGCTTATAAAGTAAATGCAGGAATCATTACTTCCACGAAAGATAATGCTGTTTTGCAGACTATTTTTGAAAGCAATGTGAATGCAATTAAACAGATAGAAGAACTGGTGATTATCGGAAACCTGAGAATTGAAAAAGCGGGAGCAGAATTAGCGCACATGGAAGCCAATATTCAGGAATTTCAGGATTATCAGATTGCGGATAAGAGAGATTTTATTGCGAGATTAGACAGAAGATTAGCGGATCTGAAAGTAGTTCGTTTAATCATGATGCAGTCGCTTCCGCAGATCAGGCTGGTTCAGAACAACAACGTTTCGATTGCAGAAAAAGCGCAGACGATTTTAACAACAACGTTGCCGCTTTGGAAAAATCAGCTTTCACTGGCAGTAGCGATGTACAGACAGCAGCAAAGTATTGAAATTCAGCAGAAAGTTTCGGCTACAACAGAAGAAATTTTAAGAAAGAATGCAGAACGTCTTGGGCAGAACTCCATTAATGTAGCAAGAGCGAATGAGCAGACAATCGTTTCTGTGGAAACACTGAGAGAAACAACTTCAAAATTAATCAATACATTGAACGAAGTGAAGCAGATCCAAAAGCAGGGTGCAGAAGGAAGAAGAAAGCTGGATCAGGATTTAATGACTCTGGAACACGAATTAAAAGCAAACGTAAGAGGATAA
- a CDS encoding TerC/Alx family metal homeostasis membrane protein: protein MDKHQSILDLHPGLVWGFAVTVVIMLLLDLGVFNKKSHEVSSKEATIWSIVWISLSMVFSGVVYWVFNTDGSPESHALAVEKFTQYQAAYWIEKALSVDNLFVFILVFGFFKVPKYLHHKVLFWGIIGALIFRAIFIFAGVGLINLTYLPEMNIFGHPVKINIVMTLFGLFLVYAGIKSWGDGDDDDEEDYSNTAGARLIKRFWKVSDNYVGDKFFTVQNGMKMATPLLVVVAVIEFTDVLFAVDSIPAIFAISNDPFILYTSNIFAILGLRSLYFLLANFIHMFSKLPYGLAVILSFIGVKMLIAPWIHIPSPVSLGIVGGVLVISVILSLIFPDKKEDEDQEKIEE, encoded by the coding sequence GTGGACAAACATCAAAGTATTTTAGATCTTCATCCCGGTCTGGTTTGGGGATTTGCGGTAACGGTAGTTATCATGTTACTTCTGGATTTAGGAGTTTTCAACAAAAAAAGTCATGAAGTTTCTTCCAAAGAAGCTACAATCTGGTCTATTGTATGGATCTCGCTGTCTATGGTATTCTCCGGTGTGGTTTATTGGGTTTTCAATACAGACGGAAGTCCCGAAAGTCATGCTTTGGCAGTAGAAAAATTCACGCAGTATCAGGCGGCTTACTGGATTGAGAAGGCACTTTCGGTGGATAACTTATTTGTATTCATTCTGGTTTTCGGATTTTTTAAAGTTCCGAAATATCTTCACCACAAAGTTCTTTTCTGGGGAATTATCGGAGCATTGATTTTCAGGGCAATTTTCATTTTTGCGGGTGTAGGATTAATCAACCTTACTTACCTTCCTGAAATGAATATTTTCGGACATCCTGTGAAAATCAATATTGTAATGACTTTATTCGGGCTGTTCCTTGTATATGCAGGAATAAAATCCTGGGGCGACGGAGACGATGACGACGAAGAAGATTACAGCAATACAGCAGGAGCACGACTGATTAAGAGATTCTGGAAAGTTTCAGACAATTACGTGGGCGACAAATTCTTCACGGTACAGAACGGAATGAAAATGGCAACCCCGCTTTTGGTTGTTGTAGCGGTAATTGAATTTACAGACGTTCTTTTTGCAGTAGATTCCATTCCGGCAATCTTTGCGATTTCTAATGACCCGTTTATTCTTTACACCTCAAATATCTTCGCGATTCTGGGATTAAGATCATTGTATTTCCTGTTGGCGAATTTCATTCATATGTTCAGCAAATTACCTTATGGTTTGGCAGTTATTTTATCGTTCATCGGAGTAAAAATGCTGATCGCACCATGGATTCATATTCCGTCTCCGGTTTCTTTGGGAATCGTTGGAGGAGTTTTGGTAATTTCAGTGATTCTGTCTTTAATCTTCCCTGATAAAAAAGAGGACGAAGACCAAGAAAAAATTGAAGAATAA
- a CDS encoding DUF6584 family protein, with translation MGTIFYRIEQDLKAGRKKKACDRLRNLINEFPDDLSLREKLAQIYYDSGFKDEAGKFWILSEPQNFEMKEAVEIYRNSLSNSGNAILKDIVFRGDKTQLSEYAKNILKELETDSFKKTKRIPDFKRKQREKGNYTESKDSFFSNVGFYLLIGGIILLPFLGLVKLGEIIGSIFSK, from the coding sequence ATGGGAACTATTTTTTACAGAATTGAACAGGATCTTAAAGCGGGAAGAAAGAAAAAAGCCTGCGACAGACTTCGAAATCTGATCAATGAGTTTCCCGACGATCTTTCTTTGAGAGAGAAACTGGCTCAGATTTATTATGATTCAGGGTTTAAAGATGAAGCCGGAAAGTTTTGGATCTTATCTGAACCTCAGAATTTCGAAATGAAAGAAGCAGTTGAAATCTACAGGAATTCATTAAGCAATTCCGGAAATGCTATTTTAAAAGATATCGTTTTTCGGGGAGATAAAACTCAGCTTTCGGAATACGCAAAAAATATTCTGAAGGAACTGGAAACCGATAGCTTTAAGAAAACAAAACGAATTCCAGATTTTAAAAGAAAGCAAAGAGAAAAAGGAAATTATACGGAATCTAAAGATAGCTTTTTTAGTAATGTAGGATTTTATTTGCTCATTGGAGGAATTATTTTACTTCCATTTTTAGGACTTGTTAAGCTGGGAGAGATTATCGGGTCAATATTTTCAAAATAA